The Drosophila gunungcola strain Sukarami chromosome 3L unlocalized genomic scaffold, Dgunungcola_SK_2 000003F, whole genome shotgun sequence genome contains a region encoding:
- the LOC128258148 gene encoding protein nervous wreck isoform X2 yields MQPPPRKGNYVKFLKNLHTEQVAKLQLKNQHECDLLEDIRQFTIKRSAVEKSYSESLLKISSQYLNKKIPNIPDIKMEGMEERWNMWSVWRTVLEENEKLARARLAAIEVFQQQIADEAKVLRDYKLAIAKRSLSGIVNVQKELHLSVGDVDKTKKSYFDEEHCAHDVRDKARDIEEKLKKKKGSFFQSITSLQKNSARVTSRKELLEEKSSGARNDYVLSLAAANAHQNRYFTVDLQTTMTTMENYVFERVAEYLMLMGRTELLTCSATQNSFGKIRDQAQQLTREYNLQCCYLFYPVLKQHIQYDFEACDNDPVRKVTAEHESAAETLTKEAKNLAGRVVKENASIRENAKKLALCQSLRDSGQRSDPNDPNGPDLDTKIEEFRDQIRRSETEKTKAEACLQCLRDGGINVDEWVQEAEIMGVQELTRSASSISMRTDASGQGENPSSDSFYDSDKEETQAQAAAQTKPKQEQQLSRDRTFSDSDDEPEVRPSAAAASSAAAASSSAMATSAGAWDDPTEVNWGAGEEEEDKDEPIVPEPKEAIFKCTALYSYTAQNPDELSIVENEQLEVVGEGDGDGWLRARNYRGEEGYVPHNYLDIDQETAGSAFNGTSGNQLRSQISFSSVDYTVDNEDQTVDSMQSPDQVSVIMAPQKRVKSDVEWCIALYDYDATAEDELTFEEGDKIKIITKTAHGVDDGWWEGELDGKFGNFPSLVVEECDELGEPLSEGGDESPPPTAAPSFALPPAPALPPEYAHELELELTEDMFGSQDTADEDSGYIPNGAAAPSMPPPVLIQEPGMEDDLSDDGQPPPSLPPPQLTKAGGSGPESRNKGDKGAAAGGANTLNLGMAQIIVTAATPMVEDGADKSFPPVGESDDQPEQEVAKEQPAEVAKKPDIAPKPQTKVAPQTSAAKEGNPGVRPVVSITLTEYPSCDAEDQQSFSEGTDSASVADVPALQDAEDPFNEKAKGESGGGSGFEANFEANFDANFDDAFAGSGGSGSGGGGGGGGGGQSSELDVNGEAAAGESGSGFAASEEDIEAPKQVVGGRASIPEELDSNQLAHDHEHDIYYIDYSRGQL; encoded by the exons ATGCAGCCGCCGCCGCGTAAG GGAAACTATGTGAAATTCCTCAAGAATTTGCACACGGAGCAGGTGGCTAAGCTGCAGTTGAAGAACCAACATGAATGCGACCTGTTGGAGGACATCCGGCAGTTTACCATCAAACGCTCGGCAGTCGAAAAGTCGTACAGCGAGTCCCTGCTCAAGATCTCATCGCAGTATCTCAACAAGAAGATACCCAATATACCAGATATAAAGATGGAGGGCATGGAGGAGCGCTG GAACATGTGGAGTGTTTGGCGCACAGTGCTCGAGGAGAACGAAAAGCTGGCCCGGGCTCGTTTGGCCGCTATAGAGGTGTTCCAACAGCAAATCGCCGACGAGGCCAAGGTTCTTCGAGACTACAAGTTGGCCATTGCAAAGCGCTCGCTATCCGGAATAGTCAATGTGCAGAAGGAACTCCACTTGAGCGTTGGGGATGTGGATAAAACCAAGAAATCGTACTTTGATGAGGAGCACTGTGCTCACGATGTGCGGGATAAAGCCCGCGATATCGAGGAAAAGctaaagaaaaagaagggcTCCTTCTTTCAATCAATCACTTCGCTGCAGAAGAACAGCGCTCGGGTCACATCTCGCAAGGAGTTGCTCGAAGAGAAGTCCTCTGGAGCCCGGAATGACTACGTACTCAGCTTGGCCGCGGCCAACGCCCATCAGAATCGCTACTTCACCGTCGATCTGCAGACCACCATGACAACCATGGAGAATTATGTGTTTGAGAGGGTGGCCGAGTACCTGATGCTAATGGG GCGCACAGAGCTACTGACCTGCTCGGCCACGCAGAATAGTTTCGGGAAAATCCGCGACCAGGCGCAGCAGTTGACCAGGGAGTACAACCTGCAGTGCTGCTACCTGTTTTATCCGGTGCTCAAGCAGCACATTCAGTACGACTTTGAGGCGTGCGACAACGATCCGGTGCGCAAGGTGACCGCGGAGCACGAATCCGCTGCCGAGACGCTGACCAAGGAGGCCAAGAATTTGGCCGGAAGGGTGGTAAAGGAGAACGCCTCGATTCGGGAGAACGCCAAGAAGTTGGCTCTGTGCCAGTCGCTGCGAGATTCTGGCCAGCGTAGCGATCCCAACGATCCAAATGGACCCGATCTGGACACCAAGATCGAGGAGTTCCGTGATCAAATCCGGCGATCGGAGACGGAGAAAACCAAGGCAGAGGCTTGTCTGCAGTGCCTGCGAGATGGTGGCATCAACGTGGACGAGTGGGTGCAGGAGGCCGAGATTATGGGCGTACAGGAGCTGACGCGTTCGGCCAGCTCCATTTCGATGCGCACCGATGCCTCTGGTCAGGGCGAGAATCCCAGCTCGGATTCCTTCTACGACAGCGACAAGGAGGAGACGCAGGCCCAGGCAGCTGCCCAGACGAAGCCCAAGCAGGAGCAGCAACTCTCCAGGGATCGCACCTTCAGCGACAGTGATGATGAGCCCGAGGTGCGTCCTTCGGCGGCCGCAGCATCTTCTGCCGCGGCTGCATCCTCATCCGCCATGGCCACTAGCGCCGGAGCCTGGGATGATCCCACTGAGGTCAACTGGGGAGCTggagaggaggaggaggacaagGACGAACCTATTGTCCCGGAGCCCAAGGAGGCTATATTTAAGTGCACTGCGCTCTACAGTTATACG GCCCAGAATCCCGACGAGCTCAGTATCGTCGAGAACGAGCAACTCGAGGTGGTTGGCGAGGGCGACGGCGATGGGTGGCTGAGGGCCCGAAACTATCGTGGCGAGGAGGGCTACGTGCCACACAACTATCTGGACATCGATCAGGAGACAGCGGGCAGCGCCTTTAATGGTACTTCCGGCAATCAATTGCGCTCACAAATCTCATTCTCATCTGTCGATTATACCGTTGACAATGAAGATCAGACGGTGGACTCGATGCAATCGCCCGACCAGGTGTCGGTCATCATGGCGCCCCAGAAGCGGGTCAAGTCGGACGTGGAGTGGTGCATTGCGCTGTACGACTACGACGCCACCGCCGAAGATGAGCTGACCTTCGAGGAGGGCGACAAGATCAAGATCATCACCAAAACGGCCCACGGGGTGGACGATGGATGGTGGGAGGGCGAGCTGGACGGCAAGTTCGGCAACTTCCCATCGCTGGTCGTCGAGGAGTGTGACGAGTTGGGCGAGCCGCTCAGCGAGGGCGGTGACGAGTCGCCCCCGCCCACAGCGGCGCCCAGCTTTGCACTGCCCCCCGCTCCGGCCCTGCCCCCAGAGTACGCCCACGAGCTGGAACTGGAGCTCACTGAGGACATGTTCGGCTCCCAGGACACGGCTG ATGAGGATAGCGGCTATATACCGAACGGCGCTGCTGCTCCGAGTATGCCTCCGCCAG TACTCATCCAAGAGCCTGGCATGGAG GACGATCTCAGTGACGATGGGCAGCCGCCGCCGTCGCTGCCGCCGCCCCAGCTAACAAAGGCGGGCGGATCCGGCCCAGAATCGAGGAATAAGGGCGACAAGGGGGCGGCGGCTGGCGGCGCCAACACGCTGAACTTAGGTATGGCACAAATAATTGTTACCGCTGCAACCCCCATGGTTGAAGACGGTGCCGATAAATCTTTCCCACCAGTAGGCGAGAGCGATGATCAGCCGGAACAGGAAGTGGCCAAGGAGCAACCGGCGgaagtggccaaaaagccaGACATTGCGCCCAAGCCGCAGACCAAGGTCGCGCCTCAGACCTCGGCGGCCAAAGAAGGTAATCCTGGAGTGAGGCCCGTGGTGAGCATAACACTGACCGAGTATCCATCCTGTGATGCAGAGGACCAACAGTCCTTCTCGGAGGGCACCGACTCGGCCTCGGTGGCCGATGTGCCGGCCCTGCAGGATGCGGAGGATCCGTTCAACGAGAAGGCCAAAGGCGAGTCCGGCGGCGGTTCGGGATTTGAGGCCAACTTTGAGGCCAACTTCGATGCCAACTTTGATGACGCCTTCGCGGGAAGCGGAGGATCGGGATCTGGCGGAGGAGGGGGCGGTGGCGGTGGGGGACAGTCCAGCGAACTGGACGTCAATGGCGAGGCGGCAGCAGGAGAATCAGGATCAGGATTTGCGGCCAGCGAGGAGGATATTGAGGCACCCAAGCAGGTGGTCGGTGGGCGAGCTAGCATACCCGAGGAATTGGACTCAAATCAATTG GCACACGACCATGAGCATgatatatactatatagaCTATAGCCGCGGACAGTTATAG
- the LOC128258148 gene encoding protein nervous wreck isoform X11: MQPPPRKGNYVKFLKNLHTEQVAKLQLKNQHECDLLEDIRQFTIKRSAVEKSYSESLLKISSQYLNKKIPNIPDIKMEGMEERWNMWSVWRTVLEENEKLARARLAAIEVFQQQIADEAKVLRDYKLAIAKRSLSGIVNVQKELHLSVGDVDKTKKSYFDEEHCAHDVRDKARDIEEKLKKKKGSFFQSITSLQKNSARVTSRKELLEEKSSGARNDYVLSLAAANAHQNRYFTVDLQTTMTTMENYVFERVAEYLMLMGRTELLTCSATQNSFGKIRDQAQQLTREYNLQCCYLFYPVLKQHIQYDFEACDNDPVRKVTAEHESAAETLTKEAKNLAGRVVKENASIRENAKKLALCQSLRDSGQRSDPNDPNGPDLDTKIEEFRDQIRRSETEKTKAEACLQCLRDGGINVDEWVQEAEIMGVQELTRSASSISMRTDASGQGENPSSDSFYDSDKEETQAQAAAQTKPKQEQQLSRDRTFSDSDDEPEVRPSAAAASSAAAASSSAMATSAGAWDDPTEVNWGAGEEEEDKDEPIVPEPKEAIFKCTALYSYTAQNPDELSIVENEQLEVVGEGDGDGWLRARNYRGEEGYVPHNYLDIDQETAGSAFNGTSGNQLRSQISFSSVDYTVDNEDQTVDSMQSPDQVSVIMAPQKRVKSDVEWCIALYDYDATAEDELTFEEGDKIKIITKTAHGVDDGWWEGELDGKFGNFPSLVVEECDELGEPLSEGGDESPPPTAAPSFALPPAPALPPEYAHELELELTEDMFGSQDTAGRSQ; the protein is encoded by the exons ATGCAGCCGCCGCCGCGTAAG GGAAACTATGTGAAATTCCTCAAGAATTTGCACACGGAGCAGGTGGCTAAGCTGCAGTTGAAGAACCAACATGAATGCGACCTGTTGGAGGACATCCGGCAGTTTACCATCAAACGCTCGGCAGTCGAAAAGTCGTACAGCGAGTCCCTGCTCAAGATCTCATCGCAGTATCTCAACAAGAAGATACCCAATATACCAGATATAAAGATGGAGGGCATGGAGGAGCGCTG GAACATGTGGAGTGTTTGGCGCACAGTGCTCGAGGAGAACGAAAAGCTGGCCCGGGCTCGTTTGGCCGCTATAGAGGTGTTCCAACAGCAAATCGCCGACGAGGCCAAGGTTCTTCGAGACTACAAGTTGGCCATTGCAAAGCGCTCGCTATCCGGAATAGTCAATGTGCAGAAGGAACTCCACTTGAGCGTTGGGGATGTGGATAAAACCAAGAAATCGTACTTTGATGAGGAGCACTGTGCTCACGATGTGCGGGATAAAGCCCGCGATATCGAGGAAAAGctaaagaaaaagaagggcTCCTTCTTTCAATCAATCACTTCGCTGCAGAAGAACAGCGCTCGGGTCACATCTCGCAAGGAGTTGCTCGAAGAGAAGTCCTCTGGAGCCCGGAATGACTACGTACTCAGCTTGGCCGCGGCCAACGCCCATCAGAATCGCTACTTCACCGTCGATCTGCAGACCACCATGACAACCATGGAGAATTATGTGTTTGAGAGGGTGGCCGAGTACCTGATGCTAATGGG GCGCACAGAGCTACTGACCTGCTCGGCCACGCAGAATAGTTTCGGGAAAATCCGCGACCAGGCGCAGCAGTTGACCAGGGAGTACAACCTGCAGTGCTGCTACCTGTTTTATCCGGTGCTCAAGCAGCACATTCAGTACGACTTTGAGGCGTGCGACAACGATCCGGTGCGCAAGGTGACCGCGGAGCACGAATCCGCTGCCGAGACGCTGACCAAGGAGGCCAAGAATTTGGCCGGAAGGGTGGTAAAGGAGAACGCCTCGATTCGGGAGAACGCCAAGAAGTTGGCTCTGTGCCAGTCGCTGCGAGATTCTGGCCAGCGTAGCGATCCCAACGATCCAAATGGACCCGATCTGGACACCAAGATCGAGGAGTTCCGTGATCAAATCCGGCGATCGGAGACGGAGAAAACCAAGGCAGAGGCTTGTCTGCAGTGCCTGCGAGATGGTGGCATCAACGTGGACGAGTGGGTGCAGGAGGCCGAGATTATGGGCGTACAGGAGCTGACGCGTTCGGCCAGCTCCATTTCGATGCGCACCGATGCCTCTGGTCAGGGCGAGAATCCCAGCTCGGATTCCTTCTACGACAGCGACAAGGAGGAGACGCAGGCCCAGGCAGCTGCCCAGACGAAGCCCAAGCAGGAGCAGCAACTCTCCAGGGATCGCACCTTCAGCGACAGTGATGATGAGCCCGAGGTGCGTCCTTCGGCGGCCGCAGCATCTTCTGCCGCGGCTGCATCCTCATCCGCCATGGCCACTAGCGCCGGAGCCTGGGATGATCCCACTGAGGTCAACTGGGGAGCTggagaggaggaggaggacaagGACGAACCTATTGTCCCGGAGCCCAAGGAGGCTATATTTAAGTGCACTGCGCTCTACAGTTATACG GCCCAGAATCCCGACGAGCTCAGTATCGTCGAGAACGAGCAACTCGAGGTGGTTGGCGAGGGCGACGGCGATGGGTGGCTGAGGGCCCGAAACTATCGTGGCGAGGAGGGCTACGTGCCACACAACTATCTGGACATCGATCAGGAGACAGCGGGCAGCGCCTTTAATGGTACTTCCGGCAATCAATTGCGCTCACAAATCTCATTCTCATCTGTCGATTATACCGTTGACAATGAAGATCAGACGGTGGACTCGATGCAATCGCCCGACCAGGTGTCGGTCATCATGGCGCCCCAGAAGCGGGTCAAGTCGGACGTGGAGTGGTGCATTGCGCTGTACGACTACGACGCCACCGCCGAAGATGAGCTGACCTTCGAGGAGGGCGACAAGATCAAGATCATCACCAAAACGGCCCACGGGGTGGACGATGGATGGTGGGAGGGCGAGCTGGACGGCAAGTTCGGCAACTTCCCATCGCTGGTCGTCGAGGAGTGTGACGAGTTGGGCGAGCCGCTCAGCGAGGGCGGTGACGAGTCGCCCCCGCCCACAGCGGCGCCCAGCTTTGCACTGCCCCCCGCTCCGGCCCTGCCCCCAGAGTACGCCCACGAGCTGGAACTGGAGCTCACTGAGGACATGTTCGGCTCCCAGGACACGGCTG GACGATCTCAGTGA